One stretch of Commensalibacter melissae DNA includes these proteins:
- the recG gene encoding ATP-dependent DNA helicase RecG, translating into MSPPSIPPSLYLSIKPILSPLSSLKGIGPKLSKLMTHAIGGERIIDLLFHLPTSIIDRRYRPKLQNAIPGKIVTLQIEITHIEKPRHHKQPWRIFVNDGSAKAEMIFFSSWQAKKLTLDTIFVVSGLLENKNNKLIITNPHYIEPIYNQQVIPLIEPVWPLTAGLFPKNLSKALRLALNLCPELPEWINPSLLHQHHWPSFKEALHLLHFPGDFPTFFENQTYEAIESRARSRLAFDELFAEQLAITKIKHTNQLTTGKSLIGDNHLICHALQKFGYSLTFSQRQAFKEIQTDMERPYRMLRLLQGDVGSGKTIIAIMAALHAVEAGFQSVIMAPTEILARQHYETFMKLAPVEISFLSSSIKGIARKETLDKIKTGKTKIAIGTHALFQEQVVFHNLALVIIDEQHRFGVEQRIRLGEKGENTDTLVMTATPIPRTLLLTRWGELQVSRLTEKPANRKPIHTTLHALSKIDKILEGIKRAIQQGCQIFWVCPLVEENEVMDLAAVKNRYMSLQHYFGIENVGLTHGQQDTGERQAELDKFAQNKTKILVATTVIEVGVNIPNANIMVIEHAERFGLAQLHQLRGRVGRGEKQSYCLLLHDDKISYIAKKRLSLIRDTENGFLIADEDFRIRGGGEVTGRRQSGLPNFKMVNEILLDHWINTAWKAAEYWYNKETQASIDEKTSIQVLLMLFEKNNIQNLIKAG; encoded by the coding sequence ATGAGTCCCCCCTCTATTCCACCTTCCCTTTATCTTTCCATAAAACCTATATTGTCCCCCTTATCCAGTCTTAAAGGTATAGGTCCGAAATTGAGCAAGTTAATGACCCATGCAATTGGTGGTGAGCGAATTATTGATTTACTCTTTCATTTGCCCACTTCAATAATTGACCGACGATATCGCCCCAAATTGCAAAATGCAATCCCTGGAAAAATAGTTACACTTCAAATAGAAATTACCCATATTGAAAAACCCCGTCATCATAAACAACCCTGGCGTATATTTGTTAACGATGGCAGTGCTAAAGCTGAAATGATATTTTTTTCATCGTGGCAAGCGAAAAAACTAACCCTTGATACAATATTTGTTGTTTCAGGTCTCTTAGAAAATAAAAATAACAAACTGATTATAACCAATCCACATTATATTGAACCTATATATAACCAACAGGTCATTCCATTAATTGAACCTGTATGGCCCTTAACAGCAGGCCTTTTCCCAAAAAATCTTTCAAAAGCTTTACGCCTGGCATTAAACCTATGTCCCGAATTGCCCGAATGGATCAATCCTTCCCTTTTACATCAACACCATTGGCCAAGTTTTAAAGAAGCGCTTCATTTGCTACATTTTCCAGGAGATTTCCCCACTTTTTTTGAAAATCAAACCTATGAAGCTATTGAAAGTCGGGCACGTTCCCGTTTGGCATTTGATGAGTTATTCGCGGAACAATTAGCCATTACAAAAATAAAACATACAAATCAGTTAACCACAGGAAAATCCCTGATTGGTGATAATCATCTTATTTGCCACGCTTTACAAAAATTCGGATATTCACTGACATTTTCCCAAAGACAGGCATTCAAAGAAATTCAGACAGATATGGAACGCCCTTATCGCATGCTAAGATTATTACAGGGAGATGTCGGTTCCGGTAAAACCATTATTGCTATAATGGCCGCCTTACATGCTGTTGAAGCGGGATTCCAAAGTGTTATTATGGCACCCACTGAAATTCTTGCCAGACAACATTATGAAACCTTTATGAAACTTGCTCCTGTTGAAATTTCATTTTTAAGCAGTTCCATAAAAGGAATAGCTCGCAAGGAAACCCTCGATAAAATTAAAACCGGAAAAACAAAAATTGCTATCGGTACACATGCCTTGTTTCAGGAACAAGTTGTTTTTCATAACCTGGCGCTTGTCATTATTGACGAACAACATCGTTTCGGTGTTGAACAACGCATTAGACTGGGGGAAAAGGGGGAAAATACAGATACACTTGTAATGACAGCAACCCCTATTCCAAGAACCCTTTTACTGACAAGATGGGGAGAATTGCAGGTTAGTCGCCTTACAGAAAAACCTGCAAATCGGAAACCTATCCATACCACGCTGCATGCATTAAGCAAAATTGATAAAATTTTGGAAGGTATTAAAAGAGCCATTCAACAAGGTTGTCAAATATTCTGGGTCTGTCCTCTAGTTGAAGAAAACGAGGTTATGGATCTGGCTGCAGTCAAAAATCGTTACATGAGCCTACAGCATTATTTTGGTATCGAGAATGTAGGCTTAACGCATGGCCAACAAGATACTGGCGAAAGACAAGCTGAACTTGATAAATTTGCACAGAATAAAACCAAAATACTAGTTGCCACCACAGTTATCGAGGTTGGTGTCAATATTCCCAATGCTAATATCATGGTTATTGAACATGCAGAACGTTTTGGTCTTGCACAATTGCATCAATTACGTGGGCGTGTTGGAAGAGGAGAAAAACAGTCATACTGTCTTCTTTTACATGATGATAAAATTAGTTATATAGCAAAAAAAAGATTATCCCTCATACGCGACACAGAGAATGGCTTCCTGATAGCTGATGAGGATTTCAGGATACGAGGCGGCGGAGAGGTAACAGGTCGTAGACAATC
- a CDS encoding LysR family transcriptional regulator: MLQKNVNDLLVFLTIAKERSFTKAASKLGVSQSALSHTMRNLEKNLDVQLLSRTTRSVEPTKLGEILLKNIAPRLEEIVEELGKIIDLKKRPFGNINLLTDEHAANFVVWPHLRNFLRHYPDIKFNVEVSSNLQKEIHGKYDAKISLGEVVDKDFLSIKISAPVQIAVVASPLYLQDKKIPKTPHDLLKHQSINYFLSFMQNQYDWEFVVKGNTQIIHMEGQFSCNTLTQVIQATLDGFGFAYIPLKEVYHAIQQKHLVHVLSEYCPSFSGYYLRYPNRNNFTQAFSLLLQSFEY, from the coding sequence ATGTTGCAAAAAAATGTCAATGATCTTTTGGTTTTTTTAACAATTGCTAAAGAAAGAAGTTTCACAAAAGCAGCATCAAAATTAGGTGTATCCCAATCCGCATTAAGTCATACCATGCGAAATCTTGAAAAAAATCTGGATGTGCAATTATTATCCCGTACTACACGAAGTGTAGAGCCAACCAAGCTTGGTGAGATTTTATTGAAAAATATTGCGCCGAGATTAGAGGAAATTGTTGAAGAGCTTGGCAAGATTATTGATTTGAAAAAAAGGCCTTTTGGAAATATCAATCTTTTAACAGATGAACATGCTGCAAACTTTGTTGTATGGCCTCATTTGCGAAATTTTTTGCGACATTATCCTGATATAAAATTTAATGTAGAGGTTTCCTCCAATCTTCAAAAAGAAATTCATGGAAAATATGATGCAAAAATAAGCCTTGGCGAAGTTGTAGACAAAGATTTCTTATCAATAAAAATTAGCGCACCTGTCCAAATAGCGGTTGTCGCGTCACCATTATATTTACAAGATAAAAAAATTCCAAAAACGCCGCATGATTTGCTCAAACATCAATCTATAAACTACTTTCTTTCTTTTATGCAAAATCAGTATGATTGGGAATTTGTTGTAAAGGGTAATACACAAATAATCCATATGGAAGGTCAATTTTCTTGTAATACCCTAACCCAGGTCATACAGGCCACACTGGATGGTTTTGGTTTTGCCTATATTCCCTTGAAAGAGGTTTATCACGCCATTCAGCAAAAACATCTTGTACATGTTTTATCTGAATACTGCCCCTCTTTTTCAGGATATTATCTGAGATACCCCAATCGAAACAATTTTACACAGGCATTTTCTTTGCTATTGCAAAGTTTTGAATATTAA
- the mfd gene encoding transcription-repair coupling factor, with amino-acid sequence MGGASKKQFKNFLPIWGAPEGYDAFLLSKIAQECYQKDNHVLVHVARNDIDMNRLADLLYYIAPQLNVLNFPAWDCLPYDRVSPNKAITSEQVATLTQLLEPLTGPRIILTTIPALLQKIAPRSVFAGRALTLKQGESLDQEFLVELLVAQGYNRTDTVMEPGEFALRGSLFDIFLAGEEEPVRLDLFGDEIDSIRCFDPITQRSTRKVTELVLRPTAAYSLDEESISRFRTKWRELFGQGSMSDPIYEAVSEGRMVQGLEHWLPLFHDKMETFFDYVSDVKLSFSYQAEEALQPRLEMIADHYEARKQLVRNGEVVYRPLPPDLLYLTQSEWNHIVTRYKGVYFYPFAMPDGSSGMDAGGRPGIVFAKSNLTVEADNVFDMFKSRFREWYSSGRKTLVAGWTNGSRERIATLLKEHKIAVQKLEGWQEVKNFREASVGLLTFGLDRGFVADDFILVSEADLLGERISRPHRKRKKAEQFISEASEISEGDLIVHQEYGIGRYQGLVNLEIGAAPHDCLALVYHGDEKLFLPIENIELLSRYGSDQTGVALDKLGSPAWQKRKATMKARIRDMAGELLKTAAARLMQEATIETPPEGLWEEFCARFPFIETDDQARAVADIIQDLASGRPMDRLICGDVGFGKTEVALRATFIVAMNGGQVAVVVPTTLLARQHYQTFVKRFEGFPVKIAQLSRMVTSKNAAQIKKELADGNVNIVIGTHALLAKTIKFANLGMLIIDEEQHFGVAHKEKLKTLREDIHVLTLSATPLPRTLQLSLTGMREISLIATPPIDRLAVRTFIMPFDRIVIREAIQRERFRGGQIFCVAPRVQDLQNLQDQLLDIVPDLRLVQAHGRLSPTELERVMTEFNEGKYDVLLSTNIVESGLDMPTVNTLIIYKADHFGLGQLYQLRGRVGRGKQRGYAYLTWPQHHFLSKNSEKRLEIMQSLDNLGAGFTLASHDLDLRGAGNLLGEEQSGHIREVGVELYQKMLEETVASLRAEKNNQLLENQDWTPNITLGLPVLIPETYVTDLSVRLGLYRRIGNLENHDDIEAMQVELIDRFGTLPEEVSNLLHVMKLKKLCKKVGVNRIEAGPKGVVVQFFNNQFKNPEGLVQWIAGIKDQSVRLRPDGKLIYLRETPFAKRIQRCQFLLSKLVEIYR; translated from the coding sequence ATGGGGGGAGCCTCAAAAAAGCAATTTAAAAATTTTTTGCCGATATGGGGAGCTCCCGAGGGATATGATGCCTTTTTATTAAGTAAAATTGCTCAGGAATGTTATCAAAAAGATAACCATGTTCTGGTTCATGTCGCACGGAATGATATAGATATGAACCGGTTGGCTGATTTACTCTATTATATCGCACCTCAATTAAATGTTTTGAATTTTCCTGCCTGGGATTGTTTGCCTTATGACCGTGTATCCCCGAACAAGGCGATAACCTCGGAACAGGTAGCAACATTGACGCAATTACTTGAACCCTTGACCGGGCCAAGGATCATATTGACGACAATACCCGCACTATTACAAAAAATAGCACCCAGATCAGTCTTTGCAGGACGTGCTCTGACCCTTAAACAGGGTGAAAGTCTGGATCAGGAATTTTTAGTCGAACTTCTTGTTGCGCAGGGATACAATCGTACGGATACAGTTATGGAACCGGGTGAATTTGCCTTGAGGGGTAGTTTATTTGATATTTTCCTGGCTGGGGAAGAAGAGCCTGTCCGCTTGGATTTATTCGGAGATGAGATAGATTCAATTCGCTGTTTTGATCCGATTACGCAACGTTCAACTCGGAAAGTTACGGAACTTGTTTTAAGACCTACCGCAGCTTATTCTCTGGATGAGGAAAGCATATCAAGGTTTCGTACGAAATGGCGAGAACTGTTTGGTCAGGGATCAATGAGTGATCCAATTTATGAAGCCGTTTCGGAAGGCCGAATGGTTCAAGGACTTGAACATTGGTTACCTCTTTTTCATGATAAGATGGAAACGTTTTTTGATTATGTTTCTGATGTTAAACTGTCTTTTTCATATCAGGCCGAGGAGGCATTGCAACCAAGACTGGAAATGATTGCTGATCATTATGAAGCCCGCAAACAGCTAGTAAGAAATGGCGAAGTTGTATATCGTCCCTTACCACCTGATTTGCTATATCTTACTCAATCTGAGTGGAATCATATAGTCACGCGATATAAAGGAGTGTATTTTTATCCTTTTGCAATGCCTGACGGATCCAGTGGAATGGATGCAGGGGGAAGGCCAGGTATAGTTTTTGCTAAAAGTAATCTGACAGTTGAAGCCGATAATGTTTTTGATATGTTCAAGTCAAGATTCAGGGAATGGTATTCATCTGGACGGAAAACATTGGTTGCCGGCTGGACAAACGGATCAAGAGAGCGCATCGCTACATTATTGAAAGAACACAAAATCGCCGTTCAGAAACTGGAAGGGTGGCAAGAAGTTAAAAATTTCAGGGAAGCTTCTGTTGGATTATTGACTTTTGGTTTGGATCGCGGATTTGTTGCCGATGATTTCATTCTTGTTTCTGAAGCCGACTTGTTAGGGGAAAGAATTTCACGTCCACATAGAAAACGGAAAAAAGCCGAGCAGTTCATTTCAGAAGCTTCTGAAATTAGCGAGGGAGATCTTATTGTACATCAGGAATATGGGATTGGTCGTTATCAAGGACTGGTTAATCTGGAAATAGGTGCTGCGCCACACGATTGTCTAGCACTTGTTTATCATGGTGATGAAAAATTATTCTTACCTATCGAAAATATTGAGTTATTGAGCCGTTATGGATCTGATCAAACGGGTGTTGCTCTGGATAAACTGGGAAGTCCTGCATGGCAAAAACGTAAAGCCACAATGAAGGCTCGTATTCGGGACATGGCTGGTGAGTTATTGAAAACAGCCGCGGCCCGTTTGATGCAGGAAGCGACGATCGAGACCCCTCCTGAAGGATTGTGGGAGGAGTTCTGTGCACGGTTTCCCTTTATTGAAACGGATGATCAGGCAAGGGCTGTTGCTGATATTATTCAGGATCTTGCTTCCGGACGTCCCATGGATCGTTTGATTTGTGGTGATGTTGGTTTTGGTAAGACAGAAGTGGCATTACGTGCCACTTTTATTGTGGCCATGAATGGAGGCCAGGTGGCGGTTGTGGTACCGACAACCCTATTGGCACGTCAACATTATCAAACCTTTGTGAAACGTTTTGAGGGATTTCCGGTAAAAATTGCCCAACTTTCCAGAATGGTGACATCAAAAAATGCGGCACAGATCAAAAAGGAATTGGCAGATGGCAATGTCAATATAGTGATTGGTACACATGCTTTACTAGCCAAGACGATCAAGTTTGCAAATTTGGGTATGCTTATTATAGATGAAGAACAGCATTTTGGTGTTGCGCACAAAGAGAAATTGAAAACCTTGCGTGAAGATATTCATGTATTGACATTATCTGCCACCCCATTACCAAGGACGTTGCAATTATCATTGACTGGAATGCGAGAGATAAGTCTAATCGCAACGCCTCCAATTGATCGTTTGGCTGTTAGAACTTTTATCATGCCCTTTGATCGTATCGTTATTCGAGAGGCTATTCAAAGGGAGCGATTCAGAGGGGGGCAAATATTCTGTGTTGCACCACGTGTTCAGGATTTGCAAAACCTGCAAGATCAACTTTTGGATATAGTTCCAGATTTACGGTTGGTACAAGCTCATGGGCGGTTATCCCCTACAGAACTTGAACGGGTGATGACTGAATTCAATGAAGGTAAATATGATGTATTGCTTTCGACCAATATTGTTGAAAGTGGACTGGACATGCCAACTGTCAATACACTGATAATCTATAAGGCTGATCATTTTGGATTAGGTCAGTTATATCAATTGAGAGGTCGTGTGGGACGGGGAAAACAGCGTGGATATGCGTATTTGACATGGCCACAGCATCATTTTCTTTCCAAGAATTCTGAAAAGCGACTGGAAATAATGCAGTCACTGGATAATCTTGGGGCAGGATTCACTTTGGCATCTCACGATCTGGATTTGAGAGGGGCGGGTAATCTGCTGGGAGAAGAACAGTCTGGTCATATTCGGGAAGTTGGCGTTGAGCTATACCAGAAGATGCTTGAAGAAACAGTAGCAAGCCTCCGTGCAGAAAAAAATAATCAGTTATTGGAAAATCAGGATTGGACACCCAATATCACTTTGGGATTACCTGTTCTGATCCCGGAAACCTATGTGACGGATCTATCAGTAAGATTGGGTTTATATCGACGAATAGGCAATCTGGAAAATCATGATGATATTGAAGCCATGCAAGTGGAATTGATAGATCGTTTTGGGACCTTGCCTGAAGAAGTAAGTAATCTGCTTCATGTAATGAAACTGAAAAAACTTTGTAAAAAAGTTGGTGTTAATCGCATTGAGGCTGGACCGAAAGGGGTTGTTGTTCAGTTTTTTAACAATCAATTCAAAAATCCTGAAGGATTAGTACAATGGATAGCCGGTATTAAAGATCAGTCTGTGAGATTGCGTCCTGATGGTAAATTGATATATTTGCGAGAAACCCCGTTTGCAAAACGGATTCAGCGTTGTCAATTCTTATTAAGCAAGCTTGTTGAAATTTACCGATAA
- a CDS encoding FAD assembly factor SdhE, with protein MVEQKENISSLEARKRRLIYRATHRGTFEADLIIGQFAMMNVPAMTIIEIEDFEKIMELADTDLMLWLTGFEPYPKKIESPVFLSLYHFAQQNKPNKH; from the coding sequence ATGGTAGAGCAAAAAGAAAATATAAGTTCACTTGAGGCACGAAAACGCAGACTGATTTATCGTGCAACTCATAGAGGGACCTTCGAGGCTGACTTAATCATCGGTCAGTTTGCGATGATGAATGTACCAGCAATGACAATTATTGAAATTGAGGATTTTGAAAAAATAATGGAATTGGCTGATACAGATCTGATGTTATGGTTGACAGGTTTCGAGCCTTACCCAAAAAAAATTGAGAGTCCTGTTTTTCTTTCGCTATATCATTTTGCTCAACAAAATAAACCGAATAAACATTAA